The Candidatus Manganitrophus noduliformans genome includes a window with the following:
- a CDS encoding AAA family ATPase translates to MTTSLIEQLRAARRVSVPLAAIITADPAETISAIQKSAADSPLVGWDIIRGMLGINEKGIDAVNAAVSGGASEGGLLGAEALTNNPIDALTRAEKLPEGTILFFHMAHRLLQGEGVSQAIWNLRDQFKRDNRMLVLLAPELTLPAELSQDVLLLEEPLPSAEDLARIIREVHAAADVPEPDPKTLERAVNAIRGLAAFPAEQVAAMSLTKKGVRISDLWDRKRQMIRQTPGLSVWDGPERFSNIGGVTYVKEFLTRILFGNAAPRAIVFIDEIEKHLGGVAGDTSGVSQAMLGTLLTYMSDRQTTGLIFIGPGGTAKSVVAKAAGREADIPTITFDMSGMKTAYVGSSEENMRRALRVVTAVSDNAVLFIATCNSIGALPPELRRRFSLGTFFFDLPSAEERKKIWEIYLKAYNLDPQPLPNDKG, encoded by the coding sequence ATGACGACATCATTAATAGAGCAGCTACGCGCCGCCCGCCGGGTTTCCGTTCCTCTGGCGGCGATCATCACCGCGGATCCGGCCGAAACGATCAGCGCCATCCAGAAGTCGGCGGCCGACAGTCCCCTCGTTGGGTGGGATATCATCCGTGGCATGCTTGGCATCAACGAAAAAGGAATCGATGCGGTCAATGCGGCCGTATCAGGCGGCGCCTCCGAGGGTGGACTGCTGGGAGCAGAGGCCCTCACCAACAACCCCATCGACGCGCTGACCCGAGCCGAGAAGCTCCCGGAAGGGACCATCTTGTTCTTTCACATGGCGCATCGGCTTCTTCAGGGGGAGGGGGTCTCGCAAGCGATCTGGAACCTGCGCGATCAATTCAAGCGGGATAACCGGATGCTCGTCCTGCTGGCTCCGGAGCTGACCCTGCCGGCAGAGCTGAGTCAGGATGTGCTCCTTCTGGAAGAGCCGCTTCCATCGGCCGAAGACCTCGCCCGGATCATTCGAGAGGTGCATGCCGCAGCGGACGTCCCGGAGCCCGACCCCAAGACGCTGGAGCGGGCGGTGAACGCGATCCGGGGCCTCGCCGCCTTCCCGGCGGAGCAGGTTGCCGCGATGAGTCTGACCAAAAAGGGGGTCCGGATTTCCGATCTCTGGGATCGAAAACGGCAGATGATCCGGCAGACCCCCGGTCTCTCCGTCTGGGACGGCCCGGAGCGATTCTCGAATATCGGCGGCGTCACCTATGTCAAGGAGTTCTTGACCCGCATCCTCTTTGGCAACGCGGCCCCGCGCGCGATCGTCTTCATCGACGAGATTGAAAAGCATCTCGGCGGGGTGGCCGGTGACACTTCCGGTGTTTCCCAGGCGATGCTCGGGACCCTTCTGACCTACATGTCCGACCGGCAGACCACCGGGTTGATCTTCATCGGCCCGGGGGGAACGGCGAAATCGGTCGTCGCCAAAGCGGCCGGAAGAGAGGCCGACATTCCGACGATCACATTCGACATGAGCGGGATGAAGACCGCCTATGTCGGCTCCTCCGAGGAGAACATGCGGCGGGCGTTGCGTGTGGTCACAGCGGTTTCCGATAACGCGGTCCTCTTTATCGCGACCTGCAATTCTATCGGAGCGCTTCCCCCCGAACTTCGCCGGCGCTTTTCTCTTGGGACCTTCTTCTTCGACCTTCCTTCAGCGGAGGAGAGAAAGAAGATCTGGGAGATTTATCTGAAGGCCTACAATCTCGATCCCCAGCCTCTCCCAAATGATAAGGGGTAG
- a CDS encoding class I SAM-dependent methyltransferase, whose product MRMATAQQRLYLDYSGEGGLAISPDLIRAQLTYIRDQQPPAAQRKLLLAGLYVLLESEFPSRVAPLAESLRSQARQFSSGELSATRMDHFLEEIQELEEELGARGVFESAGRSLNSDEGNGAYYSPEVFQHLLRLTPLSAIPGQQINVLEPNVGKGGLIRPMVHHPGFFIVANDLNPISAEITEVTTMVDPSACATACRERETIPSLKNCVILKSHAFDLMTHLPDHLFDLLIANPPYTFDHPKSGGQFRAMGLSRNPQGFSVAAYTRQILPMKLREGGISILITSARSRNFKRVRHASGHVSHPMMILAITGQPFSHNDAELVPVSMPAYQFDGEGLTEKRQIRAECFISINVFLSSREANGKQSVFSECAIIQIHHEQLASFVDLCLSSSRWKSLERQLLGPSLRMMQSANLLRIFGRMKEGLRAYLEAKRASAKRRYDVDEAGQFEKWIEEVNDKRFHQIGTFEDLSNWMAELGKRWNIPVGKEIEKALRTNPLREIFSKKRKKTSFSSDVAVEVKRAFRAILSSSDRFFSRFYILSAIYPALALREIAERHGPFNGISFDAAHPVLKQAPYPLSLYLLSEKEIAELLESFPEAEQKEILGKIRGRRLLLTTHVAQFNTISRAASAEFASALGEPWRQDLIEGALPERQRILSLVDSGNPLAAELARLLIVLAEQDVVKVRQKNEALSALDLMAIQEQYQRYLRDFNSGGLTQKRIGNLVQKTEEAIAVMQKAQRILSGDGTAPKRKVQPVVG is encoded by the coding sequence ATGCGGATGGCGACCGCCCAGCAGAGGCTTTATCTCGATTATTCCGGCGAGGGGGGACTCGCCATTAGCCCCGATCTGATTCGGGCGCAACTGACCTATATCCGGGATCAGCAGCCCCCGGCCGCTCAAAGAAAGCTGCTGCTTGCAGGTCTATATGTGCTCCTTGAGTCGGAATTTCCCTCGAGAGTCGCGCCTCTGGCCGAATCATTGAGAAGCCAGGCGAGGCAGTTCTCTTCAGGAGAACTATCCGCGACTCGCATGGACCACTTTCTGGAAGAGATTCAAGAGCTGGAAGAGGAGTTGGGCGCAAGAGGCGTCTTCGAATCTGCCGGGAGATCTTTAAATTCCGACGAAGGAAACGGCGCATACTACTCCCCGGAGGTCTTCCAGCACCTTCTTCGGCTGACTCCTCTCTCGGCCATCCCGGGTCAGCAGATCAATGTCCTGGAGCCGAACGTCGGAAAGGGGGGCCTGATCCGGCCGATGGTGCATCATCCGGGCTTTTTCATTGTCGCGAACGATCTCAATCCGATCTCCGCGGAGATCACGGAGGTGACCACGATGGTGGATCCTTCGGCGTGTGCCACCGCCTGCCGGGAAAGGGAGACGATCCCTTCGTTGAAGAATTGCGTTATTTTAAAATCCCATGCGTTCGATCTGATGACCCATCTGCCGGATCATCTCTTCGATCTGCTGATCGCCAACCCGCCGTATACCTTCGATCACCCGAAGAGCGGTGGGCAGTTTCGGGCGATGGGGCTGTCGAGGAATCCGCAGGGATTCTCTGTGGCCGCCTACACCCGCCAGATCCTGCCGATGAAGCTGCGGGAAGGGGGGATTTCGATCCTGATCACCTCCGCGCGGTCCCGCAACTTCAAAAGAGTTCGCCATGCGTCGGGGCACGTCAGCCACCCGATGATGATCCTGGCGATCACCGGCCAGCCGTTCTCCCATAACGATGCCGAGCTGGTTCCTGTCTCGATGCCGGCCTACCAGTTCGATGGAGAGGGTCTCACGGAGAAGAGACAGATCCGGGCGGAATGTTTCATCTCGATCAATGTCTTCCTCTCCTCAAGAGAGGCCAACGGAAAGCAGAGCGTTTTTTCAGAGTGCGCGATCATCCAGATCCACCATGAGCAGCTAGCTTCTTTCGTCGATTTGTGCCTTTCCTCCTCGCGATGGAAGAGCTTGGAGCGCCAGCTGCTCGGTCCTTCCTTGCGGATGATGCAATCGGCAAACTTGCTTCGGATCTTCGGCCGAATGAAAGAGGGCTTACGCGCTTACTTAGAGGCGAAGCGGGCTTCCGCGAAGCGGCGATACGATGTCGATGAGGCGGGCCAGTTTGAGAAGTGGATCGAAGAGGTCAACGATAAGCGGTTTCATCAGATCGGGACATTCGAGGATCTGAGCAACTGGATGGCAGAACTGGGGAAGAGATGGAATATTCCGGTCGGAAAGGAGATCGAGAAAGCGCTTCGGACCAACCCGCTTCGGGAGATTTTCTCGAAGAAGAGAAAAAAGACATCTTTCTCCTCCGACGTGGCGGTCGAAGTGAAGAGGGCCTTCCGCGCGATTCTCTCTTCTTCCGATCGCTTCTTCTCCCGGTTCTACATCCTCTCTGCCATCTACCCTGCCCTGGCCCTGCGTGAGATCGCAGAGCGGCATGGCCCCTTCAACGGGATCTCTTTCGATGCCGCACACCCGGTTCTGAAACAGGCGCCGTATCCGCTCTCGCTCTATCTGCTTTCAGAGAAAGAGATCGCGGAACTCCTGGAATCATTCCCGGAGGCGGAGCAAAAGGAGATCCTCGGAAAGATTCGGGGAAGGCGGCTTCTTCTTACAACACATGTGGCGCAGTTCAATACGATCAGTCGAGCTGCGAGCGCCGAATTCGCATCTGCCCTGGGAGAGCCCTGGCGGCAGGACTTGATCGAGGGGGCTTTGCCGGAGAGACAGAGGATTCTTTCTCTGGTGGATTCAGGAAACCCTCTGGCGGCGGAGTTAGCACGGCTTCTAATCGTTCTGGCGGAGCAGGATGTGGTGAAAGTCAGGCAGAAGAATGAAGCGCTATCCGCGCTCGATTTGATGGCCATCCAGGAGCAGTATCAGAGGTATCTGAGGGATTTCAACTCCGGTGGTCTGACACAAAAGCGGATCGGGAACCTGGTTCAAAAGACGGAGGAGGCCATCGCCGTCATGCAAAAGGCTCAGCGGATTCTGTCCGGTGATGGAACGGCGCCGAAGAGAAAGGTCCAACCCGTCGTCGGATAA
- a CDS encoding ATP-binding protein, giving the protein MQTEENRSIKIDVNLNAMMKNFGEVFSGERIWIRELLQNTRRAGATRINIHTDRSDPNYFRIDDNGSGVSDFQALLTLGSSGWEPEVIEQENPFGMGFYAALYAAVTVEIRSRGQRAVLHSGRILSGEPITLQTCEIQSGTSIILHLKKSIIDGDRDGSPQGMKQFFERLKESLEAIVRGFPVPVYLNTEQLRRPFALDVWRGLRFDLPDGVALVELNPEFDSTTKGVTFLQGLVISNAEDGLRTWPNFSRSGLRVYMHLSGDRWRVRVPDRDRLYQSTNTSERVKTLQEKVVKAAANHIKASGEAQKYFECLLEWGCYEVIQDLPIPASRWGQLIAPMHLRHYEYEDQEDSFGSPVEIPAAGKERYFLKDRSNLYPSEETLDHLFAMYVFGFPILDTWSDPDHWFSKSPFGEEIEAFYKREVSASANQSDIVAEGAWWGKRVVVCKQFSLTLEGYGTKEITEDAFLNDTFWIIDRPLDWGYPIDQAFYFQTDGDDFDESGFDAAMENFRANLAIIKGDPAALIQSALRDYAEALEGGRFVVEAKQGAIRVEALR; this is encoded by the coding sequence ATGCAAACCGAAGAGAATCGATCGATTAAGATCGATGTGAATCTGAATGCCATGATGAAGAATTTCGGGGAGGTCTTCTCCGGGGAGCGGATCTGGATTCGGGAGCTTCTGCAAAACACCCGGCGCGCCGGAGCCACCCGGATCAACATCCATACCGACCGGAGCGACCCGAACTATTTTAGGATCGATGACAACGGATCCGGCGTCTCGGATTTCCAGGCGCTTCTCACCCTGGGTAGTTCCGGATGGGAGCCGGAGGTGATCGAGCAAGAGAACCCGTTCGGAATGGGGTTCTATGCGGCTCTCTATGCCGCCGTGACGGTCGAGATCCGATCCCGGGGACAGCGCGCGGTGCTGCACAGCGGCCGGATTCTCTCGGGCGAGCCGATCACGTTGCAGACGTGCGAAATCCAGTCCGGAACATCGATCATCCTGCATCTGAAGAAATCGATCATCGATGGGGATCGGGATGGATCACCGCAAGGGATGAAGCAGTTTTTCGAGAGGCTCAAAGAGTCTCTGGAAGCGATCGTCCGCGGATTCCCGGTCCCCGTGTATCTGAATACCGAGCAGCTCCGGCGGCCTTTCGCGCTGGATGTCTGGAGAGGGCTTCGGTTCGATCTTCCGGACGGGGTGGCTCTGGTGGAATTGAACCCGGAGTTCGACTCTACCACAAAAGGGGTAACTTTCCTGCAGGGCCTGGTCATCTCAAATGCGGAAGACGGTTTGCGGACCTGGCCGAACTTCTCCCGCAGCGGCCTGCGGGTCTACATGCATCTGTCCGGCGATCGATGGCGTGTGCGGGTGCCGGACCGGGACAGGTTGTATCAGTCGACCAACACATCGGAGAGAGTCAAAACGCTACAAGAGAAGGTGGTGAAAGCCGCCGCGAATCACATCAAAGCCTCGGGAGAGGCACAGAAGTATTTCGAATGCCTTCTGGAGTGGGGGTGTTATGAGGTAATCCAGGATCTTCCGATTCCGGCCTCCCGCTGGGGCCAGCTGATCGCGCCGATGCATCTGCGTCATTACGAATACGAGGATCAGGAGGATTCGTTTGGCTCTCCTGTGGAAATTCCCGCCGCCGGCAAGGAACGGTACTTCCTGAAAGACAGATCGAATCTCTACCCATCGGAGGAGACCCTCGATCATCTCTTCGCCATGTATGTGTTCGGCTTTCCGATTCTGGACACCTGGAGTGATCCGGATCACTGGTTCTCGAAATCCCCCTTCGGGGAGGAGATCGAGGCGTTCTACAAACGCGAAGTGTCGGCATCGGCCAATCAGAGCGACATCGTGGCGGAAGGAGCCTGGTGGGGAAAGCGGGTGGTGGTCTGCAAACAGTTTTCCCTGACCCTGGAAGGATACGGGACAAAGGAGATCACGGAAGACGCCTTCCTCAACGACACCTTCTGGATCATCGATCGGCCGCTGGACTGGGGTTATCCGATCGACCAGGCGTTTTATTTCCAGACCGATGGAGACGATTTCGACGAATCGGGCTTCGATGCCGCGATGGAGAACTTCCGTGCGAATCTCGCGATTATCAAGGGAGATCCGGCTGCTCTGATTCAAAGCGCCCTTCGGGACTATGCGGAAGCGCTCGAAGGCGGCCGGTTTGTGGTCGAGGCAAAGCAGGGGGCGATTCGGGTGGAAGCACTGCGATAA